Proteins from a genomic interval of Zingiber officinale cultivar Zhangliang chromosome 1B, Zo_v1.1, whole genome shotgun sequence:
- the LOC121970080 gene encoding wall-associated receptor kinase 5-like, producing the protein MKFTDLLLPLTILLISMESFTSWATENENIFPLSNCSKTCGDIKIEYPFGIGVGCYRTVEFNLTCAYDSDPPRLLLGNDTIQVRNFNMEKGLVYIEPPYVTLNADAYMNSTSIDLKNLPLSFNLGLMYSRTSIELMSFNNLYVAGCNATANILDVSTNGIIGVCSTICSSRNTSTTKQIFMSDNGYCGFDMFDVKTNKNSWAIQLTRLNETENENSMISNNTSSIIALIYDEESSSHDDLQKFINNRNKTGLTATLAWYINDYPTCKEARKRSDTYACRSHRSECSDVFPEDSLYWNETIGYNCRCSLDYDGNPYLPDGCKLGKNFTSTPAKDCQTKCGNITISFPFGLKKGCYRGEGFALTCNETSHPPTLLFGDYYVVSKISLQGKLEFNIPSYFDFSFRQSYFTSSKENMISINWVIDYQSCNDAEKDATTFACMDAHSICVNVNDTGNIQDMGYRCNCSDGYIGNPYLQDGCKEDPQYEAYLVSRKKTLLLGVLLGASIGIGFLLLCITWVILRRKWKSRNQKKIRQRNFHENHGLLLQQIIFTTDYADEKINIFSLEEMEKATNNFDETRVLGKGGHGTVYKGILSDQRIVAIKKSKIVRKSEIDQFINEVAILSQISHRNIVKLLGCCLETDVPLLIYEFVSNGTLSDHLHILQGESKLSWDDRLRIATESAGALAYLHSAASISIFHRDVKSSNILLDDTFRAKVSDFGASRFIPLNQTHIVTAIHGTFGYLDPEYYQTSQLTEKSDVYSFGVILLEILTGKKPAYSTKSGLPQNLTMNFLPATRENMLYDLVEDRVLQEGTEHEILEISNLIKICLSLKGAERPTMKEVEYKLQDIRKARMKKKKVCIPEGNEETERLLTMSSYSSSELMDQINQENSRNYSFEKEVMWSQNYPR; encoded by the exons ATGAAATTCACCGACCTATTGCTGCCACTAACCATATTATTGATATCTATGGAGAGTTTCACAAGTTGGGCAACGgaaaatgaaaatatttttcctcttTCCAACTGTTCCAAAACATGCGGTGATATAAAGATTGAATATCCTTTTGGTATTGGCGTTGGCTGTTATCGTACTGTTGAATTTAATCTTACTTGTGCATATGACTCTGATCCTCCAAGGCTCCTCTTAGGGAATGACACTATCCAAGTAAGGAATTTTAATATGGAGAAAGGTCTAGTCTACATTGAACCACCATATGTCACATTAAATGCAGATGCATATATGAACTCCACATCCATCGATCTTAAGAATTTGCCTCTCTCTTTTAACTTAGGTTTAATGTATTCTAGAACATCAATCGAGCTTATGAGCTTTAACAATTTATATGTGGCTGGTTGTAATGCTACTGCCAATATTCTTGATGTGTCTACCAATGGTATAATAGGTGTTTGTTCGACAATCTGCTCCTCAAGAAATACTTCAACTACTAAGCAAATATTTATGTCTGACAATGGATATTGTGGATTTGATATGTTTGATGtgaaaacaaacaaaaattcATGGGCTATTCAGTTAACTCGACTCAATGAGACTGAGAACGAGAATAGTATGATCAGCAATAATACCTCTAGCATCATAGCTTTGATATACGATGAGGAGTCCAGCAGTCATGATGACCTtcagaaatttataaataatAGGAACAAAACTGGATTGACAGCCACTCTCGCTTGGTATATTAATGACTATCCCACATGCAAAGAGGCCAGGAAGAGGAGCGACACTTATGCATGTCGTAGTCACAGAAGTGAATGCTCCGATGTCTTTCCTGAAGATTCACTCTACTGGAATGAAACCATTGGTTACAACTGTCGATGTTCTTTAGATTATGACGGCAACCCCTACCTACCTGACGGTTGCAAATTAG GTAAAAATTTTACATCAACTCCAGCAAAAGATTGTCAAACCAAATGTGGAAATATTACAATTTCTTTTCCCTTCGGGCTAAAAAAGGGTTGTTATCGAGGCGAAGGCTTTGCTCTAACATGCAATGAGACGTCCCATCCTCCAACTCTCTTATTTGGAGACTATTATGTAGTGAGTAAAATTTCATTGCAAGGGAAATTGGAGTTCAATATTCCTAGTTATTTTGATTTCTCATTTAGACAGTCATATTTTACCTCCTCCAAAGAGAATATGATCAGTATAAATTGGGTAATAGACTACCAATCTTGCAACGATGCTGAAAAAGACGCGACCACCTTCGCATGTATGGATGCACATAGTATATGTGTAAATGTGAATGACACAGGAAATATTCAAGATATGGGTTACCGTTGCAACTGCTCAGATGGCTACATTGGAAATCCTTACCTCCAGGATGGATGTAAAG AAGATCCGCAATATGAAGCATACCTGGTGAGCAGAAAGAAGACTCTTTTATTGG GGGTACTCCTTGGTGCAAGCATTGGAATAGGCTTCTTGCTTTTATGCATAACATGGGTCATCCTAAGAAGAAAATGGAAGTCACGgaatcaaaagaaaataagacaAAGGAACTTTCATGAAAATCATGGTTTATTACTTCAACAGATAATCTTCACAACTGACTATGCTGAtgagaaaataaatatattttctttagAAGAAATGGAAAAGGCAACAAATAATTTTGATGAAACTAGAGTACTTGGAAAGGGAGGACATGGAACTGTTTATAAAGGAATTCTATCAGATCAGCGGATTGTTGccataaaaaaatcaaaaattgtTAGAAAGAGTGAGATTGATCAATTCATAAATGAAGTTGCAATTCTTTCTCAGATCAGTCATAGGAATATAGTCAAGCTATTAGGATGTTGTTTGGAAACTGATGTTCCTTTATTAATTTATGAATTTGTCTCTAACGGGACCCTTTCAGATCATCTTCATATTTTACAAGGTGAATCAAAATTATCATGGGATGATCGTCTCAGGATTGCCACAGAATCTGCAGGAGCACTTGCTTATCTACATTCAGCTGCTTCTATATCTATTTTTCATAGAGACGTCAAATCATCAAATATTCTTTTAGATGATACTTTTAGGGCAAAGGTATCAGACTTTGGAGCATCGAGATTTATTCCTCTTAATCAAACACACATTGTTACTGCCATACATGGTACCTTTGGATACTTAGATCCGGAATATTATCAAACTAGTCAATTGACAGAGAAGAGCGATGTCTATAGCTTTGGAGTTATTCTTCTTGAGATTTTAACTGGAAAGAAACCTGCCTACTCAACCAAAAGTGGATTGCCACAGAACCTAACTATGAATTTCCTTCCAGCAACAAGAGAGAACATGCTATATGATCTTGTAGAAGATCGTGTTTTGCAAGAAGGAACAGAGCATGAGATTCTTGAAATAagtaatttaataaaaatatgtcTGAGTTTAAAAGGTGCAGAAAGACCTACGATGAAGGAAGTTGAGTATAAATTACAAGACATAAGAAAGGCccgaatgaaaaagaaaaaagtttGTATTCCAGAAGGCAATGAGGAAACTGAAAGGTTACTTACTATGTCATCTTACTCATCCTCAGAATTGATGGATCAAATAAATCaagaaaattctagaaattaTAGCTTTGAGAAGGAAGTCATGTGGTCACAAAATTACCCTCGTTAA